The Anastrepha ludens isolate Willacy chromosome X, idAnaLude1.1, whole genome shotgun sequence genome includes a window with the following:
- the LOC128870279 gene encoding uncharacterized protein LOC128870279 codes for MSLDPIELECRLDILNCEHSEKLMKCQSKIEEIDEEDIARGELEDLIVETKPILARNKSSIAETSFIAPHCSRLPKMSLPKFKGEYSEFKSFMSLFESFVHNDLTTPDIEKFNHLVSCLSGEALGTVKSFQMSEENYPKALESGSSRTDLTADKLIFALKRFIGRRGMPAKIYCDNATNFVGAERKLRELREGFLRQKEEILQYAADEGFIFAFIPPRAPHFGGLWEAAVKSAKHLLVRAVGNALLTAEETATLLVEVEAVLNSRPVAPLSNDPNDGKR; via the exons ATGTCGCTAGATCCAATCGAATTGGAGTGCCGACTCGACATATTGAACTGCGAACACAGCGAAAAACTCATGAAATGTCAGTCGAAAATTGAGGAAATCGACGAAGAAGACATTGCCCGTGGAGAGTTAGAGGACTTAATTGTAGAAACAAAGCCCATTCTGGcgagaaataaatcgtcaattGCCGAAACATCTTTTATTGCACCTCACTGCTCGCGACTACCAAAAATGTCGTTACCTAAGTTCAAAGGAGAATACTCCGAGTTTAAAAGCTTTATGAGTCTATTTGAGAGTTTCGTGCACAATGATCTCACAACCccggatattgaaaaatttaatcatttagtaTCATGTCTATCCGGTGAAGCCTTAGGCACAGTGAAGTCCTTCCAAATGTCGGAAGAAAATTATCCAAAGGCGTTGGAAA GCGGTTCATCTAGAACTGATTTAACTGCTGATAAATTAATTTTCGCTCTCAAAAGGTTCATTGGGCGCCGAGGGATGCCAGCCAAAATATACTGCGACAACGCGACGAACTTTGTGGGAGCAGAGAGGAAGCTGAGGGAGCTCCGGGAAGGCTTTCTGAGACAGAAAGAGGAGATTCTCCAATACGCCGCCGACGAAGGATTCATCTTCGCCTTCATACCTCCGAGGGCACCCCACTTCGGCGGCCTGTGGGAAGCAGCAGTGAAGTCGGCCAAACATCTGCTGGTGCGCGCCGTAGGCAATGCGTTGTTAACCGCCGAAGAAACCGCAACGCTTCTCGTCGAAGTAGAAGCGGTACTGAACTCCCGACCGGTCGCACCACTCAGCAACGACCCCAACGACGGCAAGCGCTAA